From the Papaver somniferum cultivar HN1 chromosome 2, ASM357369v1, whole genome shotgun sequence genome, the window CATGGAATTGTTAACTAGTGGATCGTCAAGGAATTTTGATTGTCAAGGTTCATGTAACTTTGTTTCGTTTTACTTGTATAGCATTGTTTATAGAAATTTCAGAATGTTTTCTTGTGTGAAAATTTTGAACTTTATCAGATTTTTGGTATAACAACCATAAAACAGGATCAGCagtaagttaaggttcaatctatTGTACGTACAACAATTTAAAAACTTGTGAATTATTGCATTTACTGTAATGTAAACATTTTTAATTATTGTTATCCACTACTTTCggaaaatatattgcatatctagaAAAAAAACTACACCAAGAACCGTAACCATTATTAGCACACTTCTGACATGATGGAGTGTTTTTTCCCTTCATCAGACAATATTTCTGTTTTGAAGACTCGGAATTAACATGATAATTGATATAGCGGTACAAGTGACTATTGTCGCTTATCTTTTATATACTCTAGACATCCCAACCATCTTTGCGACTATCGAAATCATATTTCGAATTAGTGATGCTCCCATGTATCCCAGCGTAGTCACTTCGTACATGCGGCTTCCAACAACTCATCCCCTTGTATAGCAGACTATCAGGTCTACCTTAGTTCTGCCTCCTTGTTTACCAGAGTTATGGACTTCCTAAAAATCAAATCAGCCTAGTTATAAAGTGCGTAAGTATTCATTACTCATTAGATAAATAAAGTATGTGTTTCTTATGGTTAATTGCATATATCATAAAGCAAAATTAACTGTTCAAGAGTTCTTCTCTGGTTTTTGGCAATGATATATCACTCCAAAACCTCGAAGAGAATAATTGGCctgtaatagataaatatcattAGTTAAATCATGAAATAGTAGTCTTACAGATTGAACCTAGTATGTCATTTCTTCATGATATAGTATTTCCTATCTAAAATTCCAATCTGTAAGAAAATGGTAAGGAGAGGCTTGACTTTGTGCTTAGTAGTTTCTTTGTATTCTTTCAAAAGGGGTTATTAGCAAAAATGATGATGTTATCGCAGTGGTTAAAGATGGAGTCATCACTGAtataggcaaacacgaaaagtaAATGGGCATCTACAATGGATTATATGGATCTCTAGTTGCACCTAATATGAGTGTTTCGTCATAAATTTACGTTTGTGTTGCTTAAGTACTCTAAGCAGTTCCTTTTGCTGTAATGTTAATTATGACCCACCACTTTAAGCATTCTACTTGtgcttcatcaaaacaagtagaATATTTTCACTGCCACCAaaatgagattaaaaaaaaagagtggaATACCTAGCACAGACCTTGTGAGTCTTAGCTTGCCTCATAAGCTTCTGTAACTCATCTAAACTTCAAACCTTAATTCAATGTTCTTAATCTGATTTGAAAATCAATGATGCGGATCTTATCAATCGAGGAAAAAAAATGACATATCTAAGTTTTGAAATTTTATGACtcaatgaaaccctaacttgaaactccaaaaaaaaaaaagaaaaaaaaaatcaagagaaAGAGTGCAATGAAAACAAGGGACAACTTACTTAGCAGTAGATCTTCTTGACGTTTGTTTTCCTCTATTGATTCCTGTTCTTTGATGATAGGAAGATACTACCGGAGAATAAACGAGAACAAATATGGAAAAGGAGGACGATCATCAGCGGAAAGAAGGAAACCCACGTAGAAAATGAAGTTAAGCCAAGTCATTGCCACCTCAGCGGTGGGATTGACTGTGGGATGGAACGGTGGGCTGAATAGAATTATACTTCTTGGCGTCTTAAGGAGTTAGCAATTAGAACTCAGGACAAGTAAGTCAAGCCAATGCCTTTAAAGGAGATGAAGAGGGTTCGGAGGAAGTTGGGGATAAGCACGCTGGTAGTATGTGAGTAATCTGTTGTCAGAATTTGCATCGGATGAGTTATTATTTTGCCAAGACATTGTCAGATGATTATTAAATTCCATGAGTTATTTGCTTATGTAGAGGAATTATGGTTGGTGCATTTCTGTGTTCATACTTACTCCAGGATGGCAAAGGAAGAAAGATTGGCAAGCCAGTGATCTATGACTCTGCAGCTAAGGAAAATCACCGGCTAAAATGTTCAAGGGCACGAGCTCACTCGATTAGTGCTCAAGTTCCCTCAGAATATGTAACTTATTAAATTGAGTTGAATTGGATTAATATTTTTCTATTGCGTCTGTAATATACACGATGCTAGGAATAGCAACAAGAACTACATCGTATCAGATTTAAATTGAAATTTGTTCCAACTTCAGTGTAAATTGAGAACATGAAAGATTTTTACTTCAGTGTCTTCTTGGATACTTTAAGCCACGATCTGATGATTGGTAGTATGACCATCCAACGCACCAAGTATGTAATTTGTATGCTCTTGTACCACCTTCCATGCCCCAGTTACATGTCTTTCCTCCGTCAGTGTTGCACCCACAGCAAACCGAATCATGTAAACCCCTCCAACAACTGCATGAGTCATATATATCCTGCCAGACGCATTGACTGATTCAAGCAGTTTCCCGTTGATCTCATTTGACGCAGCTTCAATGTAATCGTTTTCGACTAGTGTTTGCTTGAAAATTGCAGTTGGTTTAAGGCGAAAACAAACCATGGCAAAAGTTCGAGGAACCACAATTTCAAACCTGTTATCCATACCGATGAGCCCTTGAAAATGCTTAGCCATTTTAACATGACTCCTAAGGAAAGTTCTCAAGTTGGCCATTCCGTAGCTACGAAGTACTAACCAAAGTTTCATCGATCGAAATCTTCTGCTTAGAGCTATTTGCCAATCCTTGTAATCGATAACTTGTTTTGATTCTGTTGCTTTGTTCTTTAGATACTCTGGATTCGTTGATAATGCCTTCACAAGGGCACTAGAGTCTTTAACCCATAAACAACAACAATCCAAAGTAGTGAAGAACCACTTGTGTGCATTTAGACTAAATGAGTCCGCCTCCTCCACACCTGCAATGAAGTGCCTGAACTCTGGGCATATACAAGCACTTCCAGCATATGCTGCATCCACGTGAACCCAAACACCGTACATTTTTGCAACCTCGCAAAGTGGACCAATTGGATCTACTGCTGTTGATGAAGTTGTACCGACAGTAGCACATAGAAATAATGGAATTAATCCGGTTTCAATATCAGCAAGAATCGTAGATTGAAGAGAATTGGGAGAGAGCCCGAAGTTTGTAGCCTTTGAGGTAGAGATTGCACGGAAGTTCTTTGGGTTTATACCGGCAATCTGAGCTGCTTTTTGCAGTGCACAATGAGTTTGATCAGAAGCATAAACAACCAGCTTATTAATATTTTCTCTACCAGTTTTATTCAACATTTTATCTCTTGCTGCACTTAGTGTGCATAAAATGGCTTCACAAGTGGTTCCTTGTAAAACCCCACCTCCTCCTGAACTTCCATCTGACGAGAAGAGAAATGATTTTGGAAGTGTAAGCATTTGGCCTAGCCAATTCATAACAATACTCTCTAACTCAGTTGCGGCCGGTGAAGACATCCAATTGAACCCCACAACATTAAATCCGGTACTGAGCATTTCACTAAGGAACCCAGCAACGGAACCACTAGAAGGAAAGTAAGCAAAGTAGTTTGGACTCTGCCAATGAGTAAGACCAGGGATAATATCATTTGTGACATCTTGAAGAATGGTTTCAATAGATTCAGGATCGTTCGGAGCTGATTCGGGCAATCGTTTGCGTAAGTAACCTAGTTCAACTTGGCTTCTAACCGGATAATTCTCAACATTTTTGTAGTAATCAGCAAGAAAATCTATGATCACGTGACCTTGCCTTCTGAACTCATCAGGATCAAGTGGATTCTGCAAACATATCGACATGCTTTCGGGGTTATCAGTTGGAAGACTACCCATTGTTACTACTTTTGCTAGAGAAAATTGGTGTTGAGAATAAAAGGAATGAAAGATTTATATAGAGATAATGAAGCATATGGAAAAAGCTCAAACCACGCGCTAAAGAGGTCAGGAGAAAAAGAGGTGTCAACTTTATTTTATCAACACAAGCCATAGTGCTAGACTAAAAGGTGCATTATTGGAGAAGAAATTCCTTAACAATGAGGCAGGAAATAATTAGGTACATTCCGTGAGACTTGAAACTACTGTTTGTATAAGATAGAGGCTGCTGTGCATGTAGCTAGCTTGGTTAATTAGAAATACTGCACATGGGAGTTCGAGTCCTGCCGTGGCCAAGTGGTGTATATCTCAATGGCATCACTAACTCAGTTGGAGACAATTCATAACGATACTCTCTAACTCAGTTGCAGCTGGTGAAGACATCCAATTGAAGCCCACAACATTAAATCCGGTACTAAGCAGTAAGCATTTCACCTAGGAACCCAGCAATGGAACCACTGGAAGGAAAGTAAGCAAAGTAATTTGGACTCTGccataatggcaactg encodes:
- the LOC113349082 gene encoding tyrosine/DOPA decarboxylase 1-like, producing MGSLPTDNPESMSICLQNPLDPDEFRRQGHVIIDFLADYYKNVENYPVRSQVELGYLRKRLPESAPNDPESIETILQDVTNDIIPGLTHWQSPNYFAYFPSSGSVAGFLSEMLSTGFNVVGFNWMSSPAATELESIVMNWLGQMLTLPKSFLFSSDGSSGGGGVLQGTTCEAILCTLSAARDKMLNKTGRENINKLVVYASDQTHCALQKAAQIAGINPKNFRAISTSKATNFGLSPNSLQSTILADIETGLIPLFLCATVGTTSSTAVDPIGPLCEVAKMYGVWVHVDAAYAGSACICPEFRHFIAGVEEADSFSLNAHKWFFTTLDCCCLWVKDSSALVKALSTNPEYLKNKATESKQVIDYKDWQIALSRRFRSMKLWLVLRSYGMANLRTFLRSHVKMAKHFQGLIGMDNRFEIVVPRTFAMVCFRLKPTAIFKQTLVENDYIEAASNEINGKLLESVNASGRIYMTHAVVGGVYMIRFAVGATLTEERHVTGAWKVVQEHTNYILGALDGHTTNHQIVA